The following coding sequences lie in one Peribacillus frigoritolerans genomic window:
- a CDS encoding alpha/beta hydrolase, with protein MMHKKMDKSVMDKTAASTEVTIKGTQQFPMQSSAGKREYQIFVSKPLEEPPPSGYPVIYLLDANSVFGTMVEAVRLQSRRPEKSGVVPAIIVGIGYATNGPFSSERYYDYTLPVAVSELPVRPDGSPWPSHGGAEDFLKFIEEDLKPEIDKRYKVDHNSQSLFGHSLGGLFALYVLFEKPYAFQTYIAGSPSLHWNKKWFHEEEEKFLSRLNQGNGDISLLLGVGELEGTHKSGMNENALELSKRLSLKESGVNVQFKEFEEEGHLSVLPPLINRALRFALKRNVPGKK; from the coding sequence ATGATGCATAAAAAAATGGACAAAAGTGTAATGGACAAAACTGCTGCCAGTACAGAGGTTACGATCAAAGGAACTCAACAGTTTCCCATGCAGTCGAGTGCCGGGAAACGTGAATACCAAATCTTTGTATCAAAACCATTGGAAGAGCCGCCACCCTCGGGATATCCAGTCATTTATTTGCTTGATGCCAATTCGGTATTTGGAACGATGGTCGAGGCGGTACGGTTGCAATCTCGCCGGCCGGAAAAGTCAGGAGTGGTTCCCGCCATTATTGTAGGCATTGGTTATGCCACCAATGGACCATTTTCTTCTGAACGTTATTATGATTACACTCTGCCTGTTGCAGTTAGCGAGTTACCTGTAAGACCGGATGGAAGTCCATGGCCTTCGCATGGAGGAGCGGAAGACTTTCTGAAATTCATAGAAGAAGATTTAAAACCGGAAATCGATAAAAGGTATAAAGTGGATCACAATAGCCAATCGCTTTTCGGGCATTCCCTTGGCGGCCTTTTCGCTTTATATGTTCTTTTTGAAAAACCGTATGCTTTCCAAACATATATAGCTGGAAGCCCATCTCTCCATTGGAACAAAAAGTGGTTCCATGAGGAGGAGGAGAAGTTTCTTTCCCGATTGAATCAAGGAAATGGTGATATTTCCTTATTGCTTGGCGTGGGTGAACTGGAGGGCACCCATAAAAGCGGCATGAACGAAAATGCATTGGAGTTATCAAAACGATTATCCTTAAAGGAAAGCGGAGTTAATGTTCAATTCAAGGAGTTTGAAGAGGAAGGGCATCTTTCAGTTTTGCCGCCTTTGATTAACAGGGCCTTGCGTTTTGCTTTGAAGAGAAATGTGCCGGGTAAGAAATAG
- a CDS encoding 2,3-dihydro-2,3-dihydroxybenzoate dehydrogenase, producing the protein MDFLECKGKVALVTGGAQGIGGAVVQALAKLGLIVAAIDYNAEKLNEYVSELKSQGLEVYAFPADVSDSHAIDRIVDGIENDIGPIETLVNVAGVLRTGMIESFSDQDWAKTFAVNSTGVFNVSRSVSKYMVTRKRGAIVTVGSNAASVPRISLAAYAASKAAAVMFTKCLGLELAQYNIRCNIVSPGSTDTEMQWSLWNDENGAEAVINGMPEAFKVGIPLKKIAMPTDIVDAILFFISNQSNHITMSNLCVDGGATLGA; encoded by the coding sequence GTGGACTTTTTGGAATGTAAAGGGAAGGTTGCGCTTGTAACGGGAGGTGCTCAAGGTATTGGAGGTGCCGTGGTTCAGGCTTTAGCCAAGCTTGGCCTTATTGTGGCGGCCATTGATTATAATGCCGAAAAGCTTAATGAATACGTAAGTGAATTGAAGTCTCAAGGCTTGGAGGTATATGCCTTTCCAGCGGATGTGAGCGACAGTCATGCAATCGATCGCATTGTTGATGGAATTGAGAATGATATTGGTCCAATAGAGACACTGGTCAATGTTGCCGGAGTGTTGCGCACTGGAATGATCGAGTCATTCAGTGACCAAGATTGGGCTAAGACTTTCGCAGTCAACTCCACTGGTGTGTTTAATGTATCTCGTTCAGTGAGCAAATACATGGTGACAAGAAAAAGAGGGGCGATTGTCACGGTCGGATCGAATGCCGCAAGTGTCCCTCGAATCTCATTGGCTGCCTATGCGGCATCGAAGGCAGCTGCCGTCATGTTTACGAAGTGTTTAGGGTTGGAGCTGGCCCAATATAATATCCGCTGCAATATCGTTTCCCCCGGATCTACGGACACGGAGATGCAATGGTCCTTGTGGAACGACGAGAATGGTGCCGAAGCTGTCATAAATGGTATGCCTGAAGCATTCAAGGTAGGAATCCCACTGAAAAAAATAGCCATGCCTACTGATATAGTAGACGCTATCCTATTTTTCATATCCAATCAATCGAATCACATTACAATGAGTAATTTATGTGTGGATGGTGGCGCCACTTTAGGTGCTTAA
- the dhbC gene encoding isochorismate synthase DhbC, translating into MMKFKGVTAVLEKQLLEEYEVGDFFLASPYRTILGKGSFITVPRDDENANQMKSLSARVAAALNKAKEEGHANPVVTGAVPFDHQKDAQLIVPENIRSSVPLQDNHTSLSMETKKPTYQMESVPEPSLYKEGVERGLTYIKGGHLDKIVLSRTLHLTSSETVNINPLLHNLAQHNKNGYTFAVDLPQSVKRKGDAPCSKTLIGASPELLVSRSGLQVLANPLAGSRPRSDDPVEDKRRADELLSSSKDLHEHAVVVHAVADALRPFFKTMDVPEKPSVIHTETMWHLSTEVKGELNDPATSSLELAIALHPTPAVCGSPTDLAREAIQEIEPFDRGFFTGMVGWCDAEGDGEWVVTIRCAEVERQVLRLFAGAGVVAESKPEEELAETSAKFQTMLRAMGIDAKSLN; encoded by the coding sequence ATGATGAAGTTTAAAGGCGTTACTGCCGTATTGGAGAAACAGCTGTTGGAGGAGTATGAGGTTGGTGACTTTTTTCTTGCATCGCCATACCGAACAATATTGGGAAAAGGTTCCTTCATAACGGTTCCAAGAGATGACGAGAATGCAAATCAAATGAAAAGTCTCTCCGCAAGAGTGGCTGCTGCATTAAACAAGGCAAAAGAGGAAGGGCATGCCAATCCAGTGGTAACCGGTGCTGTACCATTCGATCATCAAAAGGACGCTCAACTTATTGTACCTGAAAACATACGTTCATCAGTCCCTTTGCAAGATAATCACACCAGCCTTTCAATGGAAACCAAGAAGCCAACTTATCAAATGGAATCGGTACCCGAACCTTCCCTGTATAAGGAGGGTGTGGAACGCGGCCTTACGTATATAAAAGGCGGCCATCTTGACAAAATCGTCCTATCAAGAACGTTGCATCTTACTTCATCAGAAACAGTGAATATCAATCCGTTACTTCATAATCTAGCTCAGCATAACAAGAATGGTTATACCTTTGCCGTGGATTTACCTCAAAGCGTAAAGAGGAAAGGTGATGCCCCCTGCTCGAAAACGCTGATTGGGGCTAGCCCAGAATTGCTTGTTTCAAGATCGGGATTACAGGTTTTGGCAAATCCTCTGGCAGGGTCCAGACCAAGGAGTGATGACCCTGTCGAGGATAAGCGGAGAGCGGACGAGTTACTTTCATCCTCTAAGGATCTGCATGAACATGCAGTTGTTGTCCATGCCGTAGCTGATGCACTGAGACCATTTTTCAAAACGATGGATGTGCCGGAAAAACCATCAGTGATACATACCGAAACCATGTGGCATCTGTCGACGGAAGTAAAAGGTGAGCTCAATGATCCCGCAACTTCGTCATTGGAGTTAGCGATTGCGCTTCACCCGACACCTGCTGTATGTGGATCACCGACTGACCTTGCACGAGAAGCCATCCAGGAAATCGAACCATTTGATCGTGGTTTTTTTACAGGAATGGTTGGTTGGTGCGATGCAGAAGGCGATGGGGAATGGGTCGTTACCATCCGGTGCGCGGAGGTAGAGAGACAAGTTCTTCGATTATTCGCTGGGGCTGGGGTGGTTGCAGAATCCAAACCAGAAGAAGAGCTTGCGGAAACATCAGCTAAATTTCAGACTATGCTGCGTGCAATGGGAATAGATGCAAAATCACTAAATTAA
- a CDS encoding (2,3-dihydroxybenzoyl)adenylate synthase produces the protein MLTGCTSWPKEFADLYRKQGCWKGETFGEMLRERAKVHGERIAITSGERNMSYAELDNSADRLAAGFQELGIKKSDRVVVQLPNVIEFFEVCFALFRLGALPVFALPSHRSSEINYFCEFAEAVAYIIPDKHAGFDYRDLARGAKSKNDTLLNVIVLGEEEEFVNLADLYIDPTKNETKVDSCDIAFLQLSGGSTGLSKLIPRTHDDYIYSLRLSAEICQVDMNSVYLAVLPIAHNYPLSSPGILGTLYAGGRVVLSPGPSPDEAFPLIEKEGVTITALVPPLALRWLDAVSTRDHDLSSLQVIQVGGAKFSAEAARRVTPAFGCKLQQVFGMAEGLVNYTRLNDPDEIIINTQGRPMSEFDEIRIVDEEDRDVQQGQVGHLLTRGPYTICGYYKAEEHNAKAFTIDGFYRTGDLVSMTESGYIVVEGRDKDQINRGGEKIAAEEVENHLLAHDGVHDAAIVSMTDDYLGERSCAFVIPRDQAPTARELKQFLKERGIAVFKIPDRVEFIDSFPKTPLGKVSKKALRQIISDKLNSRITMK, from the coding sequence ATGTTAACAGGGTGTACTTCGTGGCCAAAGGAATTTGCGGATTTATATCGAAAGCAAGGGTGCTGGAAAGGGGAAACCTTCGGGGAAATGTTGCGTGAGCGTGCCAAGGTACATGGGGAGCGCATCGCCATTACAAGCGGGGAAAGAAACATGAGCTATGCGGAATTGGACAATAGTGCAGATCGGCTGGCAGCCGGATTTCAGGAACTGGGAATAAAGAAAAGTGATCGAGTGGTGGTCCAGCTGCCCAATGTAATCGAATTCTTTGAGGTTTGTTTTGCACTATTTAGATTAGGGGCATTGCCTGTATTTGCTTTGCCGTCGCACCGAAGCAGTGAAATTAACTATTTTTGCGAGTTTGCTGAGGCAGTTGCCTACATCATCCCGGACAAGCACGCCGGTTTTGATTATCGTGATCTTGCAAGAGGTGCAAAAAGCAAGAACGATACGTTGTTAAACGTGATTGTCCTGGGGGAAGAAGAAGAATTCGTGAATTTGGCGGATTTATATATCGATCCAACTAAGAATGAAACAAAAGTGGATTCATGTGACATTGCCTTTCTTCAATTATCAGGGGGAAGTACTGGATTATCAAAATTGATCCCAAGAACACATGATGATTATATATACAGTTTGAGGCTTAGCGCGGAAATTTGCCAAGTGGATATGAATAGTGTTTATCTCGCAGTTCTTCCTATTGCCCATAACTATCCACTTAGCTCGCCAGGTATTCTTGGTACCCTTTATGCAGGCGGCAGGGTAGTCCTTTCACCAGGTCCAAGTCCTGATGAGGCATTTCCGCTTATTGAAAAAGAAGGCGTGACGATTACGGCTCTTGTACCGCCTCTTGCTTTAAGGTGGCTTGATGCAGTATCTACCCGTGACCATGATTTATCCAGCCTTCAAGTGATTCAGGTTGGGGGAGCTAAGTTCAGTGCAGAAGCTGCCCGTCGGGTAACTCCCGCCTTCGGCTGCAAGTTACAGCAAGTTTTTGGCATGGCTGAAGGTCTAGTTAACTATACAAGATTAAACGACCCTGACGAAATCATCATCAACACACAAGGCAGACCGATGTCGGAATTTGATGAAATCCGAATTGTCGATGAGGAAGACCGGGATGTTCAACAGGGGCAAGTGGGACATTTATTAACGAGAGGGCCCTATACCATTTGCGGTTATTATAAAGCCGAAGAGCATAATGCGAAGGCATTCACCATAGATGGATTCTATCGAACTGGTGATTTGGTCAGCATGACCGAGTCGGGCTATATAGTTGTGGAAGGCCGTGATAAGGACCAAATCAATCGTGGCGGTGAAAAAATTGCCGCTGAGGAAGTTGAAAATCATCTCCTGGCTCATGATGGAGTACATGATGCAGCCATCGTTTCCATGACGGACGATTATCTAGGGGAGAGATCATGTGCATTCGTGATTCCGCGCGATCAGGCACCGACGGCAAGGGAACTTAAACAATTCTTGAAGGAGCGGGGGATCGCTGTCTTTAAAATTCCTGACCGGGTTGAGTTCATTGATTCCTTCCCAAAAACGCCGTTAGGTAAAGTGAGTAAAAAAGCATTGCGACAAATTATATCAGATAAACTTAACAGTCGAATTACGATGAAGTGA
- a CDS encoding isochorismatase has translation MAIPAITPYAMPVESELPKNKVAWKADPRRSVLLIHDMQQYFLNYYTASESPITELVAHIQSIKSRCVELGIPVVYTAQPGNQNPEDRALLTDFWGPGLDDDINQTKVVDEVAPSEDDIVLTKWRYSAFKRTNLLEMMKEQGRDQLIICGVYAHIGCLLTASEAFMQDIEPFLVSDAVADFSLEEHKMAIKYAAERCAVTTSTSRLLEQLKSEEQSFADPVEESDEQGLTLQGLRHQIADLLGESPSDIDDDENLVDLGMDSIRMMSLVEILRGKGAEINFMQMAEKPTIAAWWELLSSQKALA, from the coding sequence ATGGCTATTCCTGCTATCACACCATATGCAATGCCTGTTGAATCGGAGTTACCAAAAAATAAAGTTGCGTGGAAAGCGGATCCAAGGCGTTCAGTGCTTCTCATTCATGATATGCAACAATATTTCCTTAATTACTATACAGCAAGCGAATCACCGATCACTGAACTGGTAGCACATATTCAGTCCATAAAAAGTCGATGTGTGGAACTGGGGATCCCTGTCGTTTATACAGCACAACCTGGTAATCAAAACCCGGAAGATCGTGCACTGCTCACAGATTTTTGGGGTCCAGGACTTGATGATGATATCAATCAAACGAAAGTGGTAGATGAGGTCGCTCCAAGCGAAGATGACATTGTACTGACTAAATGGCGTTATAGCGCATTTAAAAGGACAAACCTTTTAGAAATGATGAAAGAACAAGGACGTGATCAACTGATCATTTGCGGGGTATATGCCCATATTGGGTGTTTGTTGACGGCAAGTGAAGCCTTCATGCAGGATATAGAACCATTTTTGGTATCTGATGCGGTGGCGGACTTTTCATTGGAAGAACATAAAATGGCGATTAAATATGCAGCTGAACGATGTGCTGTTACAACATCAACATCCCGTTTGCTTGAACAATTGAAAAGTGAAGAGCAATCATTCGCTGATCCCGTTGAGGAAAGTGATGAGCAAGGTTTAACATTGCAAGGCCTAAGGCATCAAATCGCTGATCTTCTGGGTGAATCCCCATCAGATATTGATGATGACGAGAATCTAGTGGATCTAGGAATGGATTCGATTAGAATGATGAGCCTTGTTGAGATCCTAAGGGGAAAAGGGGCAGAGATTAATTTCATGCAGATGGCTGAAAAACCGACAATCGCTGCCTGGTGGGAACTACTGTCTTCACAAAAGGCGTTAGCGTGA